A genomic window from Methanobacterium sp. BRmetb2 includes:
- a CDS encoding S-adenosylmethionine synthetase (catalyzes the formation of S-adenosylmethionine from methionine and ATP) translates to MRNIIVKELEQSPIEKNEVEIVERKGIGHPDSISDGIAESVSCALCKAYIDKFGGVLHHNTDEVQITAGESDPQFGGGEVIKPIEILLTGRGVREYKGEKIGVDRIAIEAAKNYLKENIINLNVETCTVVECKIGQGSGDLVDVFGRDGIAKANDTSFGVGYAPFSETENIVLAAENLLNSKSFKKKFPQVGEDIKVMGLREHDDITLTVATAMISKYVDNRDTYINVKDELNDIITDLALKHTDRAVKTFINTADDPSCQSEKGFYLTVTGTSAEMGDDGSVGRGNRANGLITPNRPMSMEATSGKNPINHVGKIYNLLSNQMASDVVENVEGIKQIHIMLLSQIGKPVDQPKAASAQIILEDGYKMDAVTKEVEKVIDSRLEDISAITGMLVKGKLGTF, encoded by the coding sequence ATGAGGAATATCATTGTTAAAGAGCTCGAACAGAGCCCTATTGAGAAAAATGAAGTAGAGATTGTGGAAAGAAAAGGTATAGGACATCCAGATAGTATCAGTGATGGTATAGCCGAGTCTGTAAGTTGTGCTTTATGTAAAGCTTATATTGATAAGTTTGGCGGGGTATTGCACCATAATACTGACGAAGTACAGATTACAGCTGGTGAATCTGATCCCCAATTTGGTGGTGGAGAAGTAATAAAACCTATTGAAATTCTTCTAACTGGTAGGGGCGTAAGGGAATATAAAGGAGAAAAGATAGGTGTTGACAGAATCGCCATCGAAGCTGCTAAAAACTATTTAAAAGAGAATATTATAAATTTAAATGTGGAAACATGTACAGTAGTTGAATGTAAAATTGGTCAAGGTTCAGGAGATTTAGTTGACGTATTTGGGCGTGATGGTATTGCTAAAGCTAATGATACTTCCTTTGGAGTAGGTTACGCACCATTTTCGGAAACTGAAAATATTGTTCTTGCTGCAGAAAATCTATTAAATTCTAAGAGCTTTAAAAAGAAGTTCCCACAAGTTGGAGAAGATATTAAAGTTATGGGATTAAGAGAACACGACGATATTACTCTAACCGTGGCCACAGCAATGATCTCCAAGTATGTAGATAATCGTGATACTTATATTAATGTTAAAGATGAACTTAATGATATCATCACTGATTTGGCCCTTAAACATACTGATAGGGCCGTTAAAACGTTTATAAATACTGCTGATGATCCTAGCTGTCAATCTGAGAAAGGATTTTACCTAACTGTTACTGGCACCTCTGCTGAAATGGGTGACGATGGTTCGGTAGGCAGAGGGAATCGTGCAAATGGACTTATAACTCCAAACAGGCCAATGTCTATGGAAGCTACCTCTGGTAAAAATCCAATAAATCATGTGGGTAAAATATATAACCTACTGTCAAACCAAATGGCAAGTGACGTTGTAGAAAATGTTGAAGGAATTAAACAAATTCATATAATGCTTTTAAGTCAGATTGGTAAACCTGTTGATCAGCCTAAAGCAGCAAGTGCTCAGATAATTTTGGAAGACGGTTACAAGATGGATGCTGTGACTAAAGAAGTTGAAAAAGTGATTGATTCCAGGTTAGAGGATATATCTGCTATCACTGGAATGCTGGTAAAGGGGAAGCTCGGAACATTCTAA